Proteins encoded together in one Camelina sativa cultivar DH55 unplaced genomic scaffold, Cs unpScaffold00555, whole genome shotgun sequence window:
- the LOC104773501 gene encoding uncharacterized protein LOC104773501 yields the protein MQFLVETHFKSLLFYFVLFVKQLSRAETGINVLTTNTVDSSLPHPPWFLSNGLPVDTTFTFPTPLPSIPSDDGNFGKRSIDLGGLEVAQLSMSDSTTRRVWRTYEGGPANMGVSIFEPITLPRNFFRLGFYAQPNNRQLFGWILVARDVSGGNLRPPLDYTEVGNTISLSIKQDGPAYFWQPLCPNGYQAVGLYVTTSPLKPSLGQDSISCVRRDLTEQTEADTWVWRIKEMTISSLRPAKRGTAATGVYTGTFSFKQVNFPAPPLYCLKNTRFDLSSMPSKNQTRLLFQTYSPWIYLHPEEEYLPSSVNWVFTNGALLYQKGNEFNPVPVYSNGSNLPKGGSNDDLFWLDYLVEKEAKEKVKRGDLGSAKAYLHIKPMFGATFTDIVVWLFYPFNGNAHLKFLFIKSLSLGMIGEHVGDWEHVTLRISNFNGELWRVYFSKHSGGTLMEACDLEFQGGNKPVVYSSLHGHAMFPKPGLVLQGKYKSGIRNDMARSDKFLDAGVAYEVIAGPGVVHEPPWLNYLRKWGPRVHYTIDNIRHYIAKILPFFIRAGLRKLTRKIPKEVFGQDGPTGPKSKVTWTGDEQYS from the coding sequence ATGCAATTCTTGGTTGAAACCCACTTCAAATctctgttgttttattttgttctatttgttAAGCAATTGTCAAGGGCTGAAACTGGAATTAACGTTTTGACGACCAACACTGTAGATTCATCATTACCACATCCACCATGGTTTTTGTCGAATGGTTTACCTGTGGATACAACCTTTACGTTTCCTACTCCTTTGCCTAGTATCCCTTCCGATGATGGGAACTTTGGCAAAAGAAGCATTGACTTGGGAGGTCTTGAGGTTGCTCAACTCTCCATGTCAGACTCAACAACACGCAGGGTATGGAGAACATATGAAGGAGGACCAGCTAACATGGGAGTCAGCATCTTCGAACCGATCACTCTTCCTCGTAATTTCTTCAGACTTGGCTTCTATGCACAACCCAACAACCGTCAGCTTTTCGGTTGGATTCTTGTTGCAAGAGATGTTTCCGGAGGTAATTTAAGACCTCCACTCGACTACACTGAAGTTGGAAATACTATATCATTGAGTATCAAACAAGACGGGCCTGCATATTTTTGGCAGCCCCTATGTCCTAATGGGTATCAAGCCGTTGGTCTATACGTCACTACTTCTCCTCTGAAGCCCTCTTTAGGACAAGATTCTATAAGCTGTGTTCGTAGGGATCTTACAGAACAGACTGAAGCCGATACATGGGTATGGAGGATAAAAGAAATGACCATTTCTAGTTTGAGACCAGCCAAGAGAGGAACAGCAGCAACAGGTGTGTACACAGGGACATTCAGTTTCAAACAAGTAAACTTTCCAGCTCCTCCTCTATACTGCTTGAAAAATACAAGATTTGACTTGTCTAGCATGCCAAGCAAAAACCAAACTAGACTTTTGTTTCAAACGTATTCTCCTTGGATATACTTACACCCAGAAGAAGAGTACCTTCCTTCGTCTGTCAATTGGGTCTTCACCAACGGTGCTTTACTATACCAGAAAGGAAACGAATTCAACCCTGTTCCAGTATATTCAAACGGTTCAAACCTTCCAAAAGGCGGTTCCAACGATGACTTATTCTGGTTAGATTACCTAGTCGAGAAAGAGGCAAAAGAAAAGGTTAAGAGGGGAGATTTAGGGAGCGCTAAGGCGTATCTACACATCAAACCAATGTTTGGAGCTACTTTCACAGATATTGTTGTCTGGCTGTTCTATCCGTTCAACGGAAATGcacatttgaaatttttgttcaTCAAGAGCCTATCTCTAGGAATGATTGGAGAGCATGTTGGAGACTGGGAACATGTTACATTGCGCATAAGCAACTTCAACGGTGAGTTATGGAGAGTTTACTTTTCTAAACACAGTGGAGGAACGCTTATGGAGGCATGCGATCTAGAGTTCCAAGGTGGAAACAAGCCAGTAGTATATTCGTCTCTTCATGGTCACGCAATGTTCCCAAAGCCTGGGCTCGTGTTGCAAGGCAAGTACAAGAGCGGGATAAGAAACGACATGGCAAGAAGCGACAAGTTCTTGGACGCAGGTGTTGCGTATGAGGTGATTGCAGGACCTGGCGTGGTTCATGAGCCACCATGGCTGAACTATCTGAGGAAATGGGGACCTCGAGTCCATTACACAATAGACAATATTCGTCACTATATCGCTAAGATTTTGCCGTTTTTTATACGGGCGGGTTTACGGAAACTCACAAGAAAAATTCCTAAAGAAGTGTTTGGTCAAGATGGTCCAACTGGTCCCAAAAGCAAGGTTACTTGGACCGGCGATGAACaatattcttaa
- the LOC104773496 gene encoding uncharacterized protein LOC104773496 isoform X2: MTTAAAKLHGGDMAMRLPSPITNRRLSTLPRMASFAPRRHIVALAAKRSPKRLKYSTPRFTKEGELVYIEVDPCGVDAWKLQPVIDLLKQGAVGVIPTDTVYAIVCDCKNHSAVERLRRIKKIESSKPLSILCRSLRDIDTFTMGFPRGDGHGHANIFRAVKQCLPGPYTFILTASKELPKQCVGFGTTNVKYASRKNVGVRISDDALCQAILQEMDAPLICTSVKGPKENEWMIDPTAIGDIYGPEGLDFLVDGGVRVAEPSTIVDMTGPYPKVIREGKGPILPWMVVEDDESPLRHDLIASGT; the protein is encoded by the exons aTGACGACGGCGGCGGCGAAACTTCACGGCGGCGACATGGCGATGCGTCTTCCTTCCCCGATAACCAACCGGCGTCTCTCAACGCTCCCGAGAATGGCCTCTTTCGCTCCACGGAGGCACATCGTGGCGTTGGCGGCCAAGAGAAGCCCTAAGCGTCTCAAATACTCTACTCCACGCTTCACAAAGGAGGGGGAATTGGTGTACATTGAGGTCGATCCTTGTGGTGTTGATGCCTGGAAACTCCAACCTGTGATTGACCTTCTCAAACAAGGCGCTGTTGGTGTTATTCCCACTGATACTGT ATATGCCATTGTTTGCGATTGTAAAAACCATTCCGCTGTTGAGCGTCTCCGAAG GATCAAAAAGATTGAATCATCCAAG CCACTTAGCATCTTATGCCGCTCCTTACGGGACATAGACACTTTTACCATGGGTTTTCCTCGTGGTGATGGTCATGGTCATGCTAACATTTTCCGAGCTGTCAAGCAATGCCTTCCTGGACCT TACACCTTCATCTTGACTGCAAGCAAAGAACTACCCAAACAGTGTGTTGGTTTTGGCACCACTAACGTCAAATATGCTTCAAGGAAAAACGTGGGTGTCCGCATATCTGATGACGCTCTCTGCCAAGCTATCCTCCAGGAGATGGATGCCCCACTCATTTGCACtag TGTGAAAGGGCCTAAAGAAAATGAATGGATGATTGATCCAACCGCAATCGGTGACATTTATGGAccagag GGTCTAGATTTTTTGGTTGATGGAGGTGTACGAGTTGCTGAACCATCCACTATCGTGGATATGACAGGACCATATCCCAAGGTCATACGGGAAGGGAAG GGACCTATATTGCCATGGATGGTTGTTGAGGATGACGAGTCTCCCCTGCGCCATGATCTTATCGCTTCTGGCACTTAA
- the LOC104773502 gene encoding uncharacterized protein LOC104773502, whose translation MQSSIGKGFQLFPFLIILFVSLCLSHVCWIQVRANSVLNSTDESRSTDPFLLSTSLPVDTAFKFPSALPEIPSGNSSFGKGRIDLGGLEVIQVSISTSTSKQVWRTYEGMGLTIYQPINLPPSFFTLGFYAQLNNRQLFGWVLAARDVSGDSLRPPVGYIAVMNTTSMIIKQDGPAYFWQPLCPKEYQAVGLYVTTSPQEPSLSQESISCVRSDLTEKSEADTWVWGTEELTISSMRPANRGTEATGVYTGTFSCQRPNSSPPPPPLFCLNNTRFNLSSMPSEDQTSLLFKTYSPWVYLHPDEDFLPSSVEWFFSNGALLFQKGNESNPVPIQPDGSNLPQGGSDDGLFWLDYPADKDAKERVKRGDLGNTKVYLHIKPMFGGTFTDIVVWIFYPFNGNARLKFLFVKGLWLGDVGEHIGDWEHVTLRISNFNGELWRAYLSEHSAGTLVEACDLEFQGGNKPVSYSSLHGHAMFSRPGMVLQGEGGNGLRNDMARSDKFFDAGASYAMVAGPGMVEPPWLNYFRKWGPFVQHDIQKTFDGIAKTLPGFFRKKFRKFVNQIPRELFQEDGPTGPKVKRSWTADE comes from the coding sequence ATGCAATCATCTATTGGAAAAGGCTTTCAACTTTTCccatttcttattattttatttgttagcCTTTGCCTTAGCCATGTGTGTTGGATCCAAGTTCGAGCCAACTCCGTTTTGAATTCCACAGATGAGAGCAGATCTACGGATCCATTTCTTTTGTCTACAAGCTTACCTGTGGACACAGCCTTCAAGTTTCCATCTGCTTTACCTGAAATCCCTTCGGGTAATAGTAGTTTTGGGAAAGGAAGGATAGATCTGGGAGGTCTCGAGGTGATCCAAGTCTCCATCTCAACCTCAACATCAAAGCAAGTATGGAGGACGTACGAGGGCATGGGGCTCACTATCTATCAACCTATCAACCTTCCTCCCAGCTTCTTCACGCTTGGCTTCTATGCCCAACTCAACAACCGTCAGCTTTTCGGCTGGGTTCTTGCTGCAAGAGACGTGTCTGGAGATAGCTTGAGGCCACCCGTTGGCTACATTGCTGTCATGAACACTACATCAATGATTATCAAGCAAGACGGTCCTGCGTATTTTTGGCAGCCCCTATGTCCCAAAGAGTATCAAGCGGTTGGTCTATATGTCACTACTTCTCCTCAAGAGCCATCTTTAAGTCAAGAATCTATAAGCTGCGTTCGATCCGATCTTACAGAAAAGAGTGAAGCCGATACATGGGTTTGGGGGACAGAAGAACTGACCATTTCTAGCATGAGACCGGCCAACAGAGGAACAGAAGCAACGGGCGTGTACACAGGGACATTCAGCTGCCAGCGGCCAAACtcctctcctcctccacctcctctgTTCTGCTTGAATAATACAAGATTTAACTTGTCTAGCATGCCAAGCGAAGATCAAACTAGCCTACTGTTTAAAACGTATTCACCGTGGGTGTATTTGCATCCGGATGAAGATTTCCTCCCTTCCTCTGTCGAGTGGTTTTTCTCAAATGGTGCCCTTTTATTCCAGAAAGGGAACGAATCAAACCCCGTCCCAATACAACCGGACGGTTCAAACCTTCCGCAAGGCGGTTCGGACGATGGTTTGTTCTGGTTGGACTATCCGGCGGATAAGGACGCAAAGGAAAGGGTGAAGAGGGGAGACTTGGGAAACACGAAGGTGTATCTGCACATCAAACCAATGTTTGGAGGCACTTTCACTGACATAGTCGTGTGGATATTCTATCCTTTCAACGGCAATGCCCGCCTTAAGTTTTTATTCGTCAAGGGCCTGTGGCTGGGGGATGTAGGCGAGCATATTGGAGACTGGGAACATGTTACGCTGCGCATCAGCAACTTCAACGGAGAGTTATGGCGCGCATACTTGTCGGAGCACAGTGCGGGAACGCTAGTGGAGGCATGCGATCTAGAGTTCCAAGGTGGAAACAAACCAGTGAGCTACTCGTCGCTTCACGGCCACGCAATGTTCTCAAGACCAGGAATGGTGTTGCAAGGCGAAGGCGGGAACGGTTTAAGGAACGACATGGCAAGAAGTGACAAATTCTTCGACGCAGGAGCTTCATATGCGATGGTTGCAGGACCCGGGATGGTGGAGCCACCGTGGCTCAACTATTTTAGGAAATGGGGACCATTTGTTCAACATGATATTCAAAAGACATTCGATGGTATCGCCAAGACATTGCCTGGATTCTTTCgtaaaaaattcagaaaatttgTTAACCAAATCCCTCGTGAATTGTTTCAAGAAGATGGCCCCACTGGTCCCAAAGTCAAAAGGTCTTGGACCGCTgatgagtga
- the LOC104773500 gene encoding cytochrome P450 94B3, with translation MEASPTLLLLLLVIVTLVLYLIVATGKYHWRNTRVPKTYPVIGCIISFYSNRNRLLDWYTELLTESPSGTVVIRRLAARRTVVTANPSNVEYILKTNFDNYPKGKPFTDILGDFLGNGIFNVDGNLWLRQRRLATHDFTPKSLRGYVTVLRNEVDNELLPFLDAAAAGVSQEQVPFDLHELLRRFFFNVVCIVFLGVDDDRCCLDPSSPVSDFDRAFQTASAVSAGRGSAPLSFVWKLKRLVGFGSEKELRNAVREVHRCVDDIIREKKKKKKKRKTTTNHEYDFLSRLIVAGESDETVRDMVISIVMAGRDTTSAVTTRLFWFITTGRMKETEHDLVNEIRSVKELTGGGLGFDYETLKKLSLLKACLCEVMRLYPPVPWDSKHALSDDRLPDGTEVRAGDRVTYFPYGMGRMEELWGEDWDDFKPNRWLVDNKTCRLVLKKVNPFMFPVFQAGPRVCLGEEMAYVQMKYVVASILDRFVIEPIPADKPVFVPMLTAHMAGGMQVRVRRRDPSRC, from the exons ATGGAAGCTTcaccaactcttcttcttcttcttctagtaaTTGTTACCCTTGTGCTTTATTTGATTGTCGCAACAGGAAAATATCATTGGCGCAACACTCGTGTACCGAAAACGTACCCGGTAATCGGATGCATAATTTCATTCTATAGCAACCGAAACCGGTTACTGGATTGGTATACGGAGCTCCTAACCGAATCCCCAAGTGGGACAGTAGTCATTCGCCGGTTAGCTGCCAGGAGAACCGTGGTGACGGCGAACCCCTCCAACGTCGAGTATATCCTCAAAACAAACTTCGACAACTATCCCAAAGGCAAACCCTTTACGGATATCCTCGGCGATTTTCTCGGCAACGGCATTTTCAACGTCGACGGAAACCTCTGGTTGAGGCAGCGGAGACTTGCTACTCACGATTTCACCCCAAAGTCTCTGAGAG GTTACGTCACCGTTTTGAGGAACGAGGTCGACAACGAGCTCTTACCGTTTCTTGACGCTGCTGCTGCGGGAGTCTCacaagaacaagtacccttTGATCTCCACGAGCTTCTCCGTAGATTCTTTTTCAATGTTGTTTGCATCGTTTTCCTCGGGGTCGATGATGATCGCTGCTGCTTAGACCCGTCCTCGCCGGTTTCTGACTTCGACCGAGCGTTCCAGACAGCTTCTGCCGTTAGCGCTGGACGCGGTTCCGCACCGCTCTCTTTCGTTTGGAAGTTGAAGAGACTGGTCGGGTTCGGATCCGAGAAGGAGCTCAGAAACGCTGTCCGAGAAGTTCATCGCTGCGTCGATGACATCattcgagagaagaagaagaagaagaagaagaggaagaccacCACCAACCACGAATACGATTTTCTCTCGCGGTTGATCGTCGCCGGAGAAAGCGACGAGACTGTCAGAGATATGGTCATCAGTATTGTGATGGCGGGGAGGGACACCACATCTGCGGTCACCACGCGGCTGTTCTGGTTCATCACCACCGGTCGCATGAAGGAAACCGAGCACGATCTGGTTAATGAAATCCGATCGGTTAAGGAGTTAACCGGAGGGGGTTTGGGTTTCGATTACGAAACACTCAAGAAACTGAGTTTGTTGAAAGCGTGTTTGTGTGAAGTGATGCGGTTGTATCCTCCGGTGCCGTGGGACTCCAAACACGCTTTATCCGATGACAGGCTACCAGACGGTACGGAGGTGCGTGCCGGAGACCGGGTAACGTATTTTCCGTATGGTATGGGGAGAATGGAGGAGCTTTGGGGTGAAGATTGGGATGACTTCAAACCAAACCGGTGGCTCGTTGATAATAAAACCTGCAGACTAGTTTTGAAGAAGGTGAATCCGTTTATGTTTCCGGTTTTTCAAGCCGGCCCAAGGGTTTGTCTCGGGGAAGAGATGGCATACGTGCAGATGAAATATGTTGTCGCTTCCATACTTGACCGGTTTGTGATTGAACCGATCCCTGCTGATAAACCGGTTTTTGTGCCAATGCTCACGGCTCACATGGCTGGTGGGATGCAAGTCCGCGTTCGTCGGAGGGATCCTTCTCGTTGCTAA
- the LOC104773503 gene encoding uncharacterized protein At3g27210-like isoform X1: MGSCVSSSSHHKSSSAASDSVVKLAAFISPLTTDVISSPTTIINVNAPPIHSARLDSPPPGDKEEMIFFDSRGWLDSDCEDDFMSVDGEFTPSRGTTPVHHKFCDQTSQGEEKTNEEEQSDPIDNKKRLLELFKETQDEDEEEEDDYVAEGKSRSCLWLRTPVRSSAPATPYYNNKERQLKLKRVRSAAHGGCVPRLVSCSSFTDRRRNMMTHAPH, translated from the exons ATGGGTTCCTGTGTCTCCTCCTCTTCTCACCACAAGAGCTCCTCCGCCGCCTCTGATTCCGTCGTTAAGCTTGCCGCTTTCATCTCCCCCCTCACTACTGACGTCATCTCTTCCCCCACCACCATCATCAACGTCAACGCTCCTCCCATTCATTCCGCTCGTCTTGATTCCCCTCCTCCTG GTGATAAAGAGGAGATGATATTTTTCGATTCAAGGGGGTGGCTTGATTCGGACTGTGAAGATGATTTCATGAGCGTCGATGGTG AATTTACGCCGTCGCGAGGAACAACACCGGTCCATCACAAATTCTGCGACCAAACTTCTCAAGGAGAGGAGAAAACCAATGAAGAAGAACAGTCTGATCCTATCGATAACAAAAAGAGACTCCTCGAACTCTTCAAAGAGACGCaagacgaggatgaagaagaggaagacgattACGTGGCGGAAGGCAAATCAAGATCCTGTCTCTGGCTAAGAACACCTGTTAGATCTTCTGCCCCGGCCACTCCTTATTATAACAACAAAGAAAGGCAACTAAAGCTCAAGAGGGTGAGATCCGCTGCTCACGGTGGCTGCGTTCCGCGTTTGGTTTCCTGTAGTAGCTTCACTGATCGCCGACGGAATATGATGACTCATGCCCCCCATTGA
- the LOC104773512 gene encoding uncharacterized protein At2g29880-like: MDTGEGSHTETKTKKNSYNAWTYEECQELQATLVEAIKRGWRDKNGSISKATVETKILPMLNKKLKCNKTYTNYLSRMKTLRREYNVYSELLRFSSGFGWDPIRKQFTAPDDVWAAYLLGHPRHEKLRTSTFEDFEDLQLIFETVIAKGINTFGLGSDSNAETFEDEDDDLQARDDLGDDDEVDKVFVKPKLPT, from the exons atGGATACCGGAGAAGGGTCGCAcacagaaacaaaaaccaagaaaaattcATATAATGCTTGGACATATGAAGAGTGTCAAGAGTTGCAGGCTACATTAGTTGAAGCTATCAAACGGGGGTGGCGTGACAAAAACGGTTCGATAAGTAAAGCTACGGTAGAGACAAAGATACTACCAATGCTAAATAAAAAGCTTAAATGCAATAAGACTTACACGAATTACTTAAGTCGAATGAAGACTTTAAGAAGGGAATATAATGTGTATTCTGAACTCTTACGCTTTAGCTCTGGTTTTGGATGGGATCCCATCAGAAAACAATTTACAGCTCCAGATGATGTGTGGGCAGCCTACTTGTTG GGGCATCCAAGGCATGAAAAACTGAGGACCAGCACTTTTGAAGATTTTGAGGATTTACAATTGATTTTTGAAACTGTTATAGCAAAGGGAATCAACACGTTTGGACTTGGTAGTGATTCAAATGCTGAAACTtttgaagacgaagatgatgatcttCAAGCAAGAGATGATTTGGGGGATGACGACGAGGTGGATAAAGTCTTTGTTAAACCAAAGTTACCTACTTGA
- the LOC104773503 gene encoding uncharacterized protein At3g27210-like isoform X2: MIFFDSRGWLDSDCEDDFMSVDGEFTPSRGTTPVHHKFCDQTSQGEEKTNEEEQSDPIDNKKRLLELFKETQDEDEEEEDDYVAEGKSRSCLWLRTPVRSSAPATPYYNNKERQLKLKRVRSAAHGGCVPRLVSCSSFTDRRRNMMTHAPH, from the exons ATGATATTTTTCGATTCAAGGGGGTGGCTTGATTCGGACTGTGAAGATGATTTCATGAGCGTCGATGGTG AATTTACGCCGTCGCGAGGAACAACACCGGTCCATCACAAATTCTGCGACCAAACTTCTCAAGGAGAGGAGAAAACCAATGAAGAAGAACAGTCTGATCCTATCGATAACAAAAAGAGACTCCTCGAACTCTTCAAAGAGACGCaagacgaggatgaagaagaggaagacgattACGTGGCGGAAGGCAAATCAAGATCCTGTCTCTGGCTAAGAACACCTGTTAGATCTTCTGCCCCGGCCACTCCTTATTATAACAACAAAGAAAGGCAACTAAAGCTCAAGAGGGTGAGATCCGCTGCTCACGGTGGCTGCGTTCCGCGTTTGGTTTCCTGTAGTAGCTTCACTGATCGCCGACGGAATATGATGACTCATGCCCCCCATTGA
- the LOC104773499 gene encoding sulfite oxidase yields MPGIRGPAEYSQEPHRHPSLKVNAKEPFNAEPPRSALVSSYVTPVDLFYKRNHGPIPIVDHLDSYSVTLTGLIQNPRKLFIKDIRSLPKYNVTATLQCAGNRRTAMSKVRNVRGVGWDVSAIGNAVWGGAKLADVLELVGIPNLTGSTNLGGRHVEFVSVDRCKEENGGPYKASIPLSQATNPEADVLLAYEMNGETLNRDHGFPLRVVVPGVIGARSVKWLDSINVIAEECQGFFMQKDYKMFPPSVNWDNIDWSSRRPQMDFPVQSAICSVEDVQMVKPGKVSIKGYAVSGGGRGIERVDISLDGGKNWVEASRTQKPEMHYISEHNSSDKWAWVLFEATIDVSQTTEVIAKAVDSAANVQPENVESVWNLRGVLNTSWHRVLLRLGHSNL; encoded by the exons ATGCCTGGGATCCGAGGTCCGGCAGAGTACTCGCAGGAGCCACACCGCCACCCTTCTCTCAAGGTCAACGCCAAG GAACCTTTCAACGCTGAGCCTCCCCGCTCCGCCTTAGTCTCATCTTATGTCACTCCCGTCGACCTTTTCTACAAGCGAAATCATGGCCCCATCCCCATCGTTGATCACCTTgacag CTACTCTGTCACCCTTACTGGGTTGATCCAGAACCCCAGAAAACTCTTTATCAAAGACATCAG GTCCCTCCCAAAGTACAATGTTACTGCTACTctacag TGTGCCGGTAACAGAAGGACTGCCATGAGCAAAGTTAGGAATGTTAGAGGCGTTGGATGGGATGTTTCTGCTATTGGCAacg CTGTCTGGGGTGGGGCGAAATTGGCCGATGTTCTTGAGCTTGTTGGGATACCAAACCTGACTGGTTCTACCAATTTAGGAGGCAGACATGTTGAGTTCGTTAGTGTTGATCGCtgtaag GAGGAGAACGGGGGCCCTTATAAGGCGTCAATCCCTCTTAGTCAAGCCACAAATCCTGAAGCCGATGTTTTACTTGCTTATGAAATGAATGGAGAG ACCCTGAACAGGGATCACGGATTTCCGCTAAGGGTGGTTGTCCCTGGTGTGATTGGTGCTCGTTCTGTCAAATGGCTTGATTCCATCAATGTCATCGCTGAAGAATGCCAG GGATTCTTCATGCAGAAAGATTACAAAATGTTCCCACCCTCTGTCAATTGGGATAACATCGACTGGTCCTCAAGGAGGCCGCAAATGGATTTCCCTGTTCAG AGTGCAATTTGCTCTGTGGAGGACGTGCAGATGGTGAAGCCTGGaaag GTTAGCATCAAAGGGTACGCAGTTTCAGGAGGTGGACGCGGGATAGAGCGAGTGGACATATCCCTTGATGGAGGCAAAAACTGGGTGGAAGCTTCTAGAACGCAAAAACCAGAAATGCATTACATCTCTGAACACAACTCCAGCGACAAATGGGCATGGGTGTTGTTTGAAGCCACCATTGATGTTTCGCAGACTACGGAGGTCATCGCCAAAGCG GTCGATTCGGCCGCAAATGTTCAACCGGAAAATGTGGAGTCGGTGTGGAACCTAAGAGGGGTTCTCAACACTTCGTGGCACCGTGTCCTTCTCCGTCTTGGCCACTCAAACTTGTAG
- the LOC104773496 gene encoding uncharacterized protein LOC104773496 isoform X1, producing the protein MTTAAAKLHGGDMAMRLPSPITNRRLSTLPRMASFAPRRHIVALAAKRSPKRLKYSTPRFTKEGELVYIEVDPCGVDAWKLQPVIDLLKQGAVGVIPTDTVYAIVCDCKNHSAVERLRRIKKIESSKPLSILCRSLRDIDTFTMGFPRGDGHGHANIFRAVKQCLPGPYTFILTASKELPKQCVGFGTTNVKYASRKNVGVRISDDALCQAILQEMDAPLICTSVKGPKENEWMIDPTAIGDIYGPEVYIYIYNSHSVPASRESSSFGCSTLCFGFLLQGLDFLVDGGVRVAEPSTIVDMTGPYPKVIREGKGPILPWMVVEDDESPLRHDLIASGT; encoded by the exons aTGACGACGGCGGCGGCGAAACTTCACGGCGGCGACATGGCGATGCGTCTTCCTTCCCCGATAACCAACCGGCGTCTCTCAACGCTCCCGAGAATGGCCTCTTTCGCTCCACGGAGGCACATCGTGGCGTTGGCGGCCAAGAGAAGCCCTAAGCGTCTCAAATACTCTACTCCACGCTTCACAAAGGAGGGGGAATTGGTGTACATTGAGGTCGATCCTTGTGGTGTTGATGCCTGGAAACTCCAACCTGTGATTGACCTTCTCAAACAAGGCGCTGTTGGTGTTATTCCCACTGATACTGT ATATGCCATTGTTTGCGATTGTAAAAACCATTCCGCTGTTGAGCGTCTCCGAAG GATCAAAAAGATTGAATCATCCAAG CCACTTAGCATCTTATGCCGCTCCTTACGGGACATAGACACTTTTACCATGGGTTTTCCTCGTGGTGATGGTCATGGTCATGCTAACATTTTCCGAGCTGTCAAGCAATGCCTTCCTGGACCT TACACCTTCATCTTGACTGCAAGCAAAGAACTACCCAAACAGTGTGTTGGTTTTGGCACCACTAACGTCAAATATGCTTCAAGGAAAAACGTGGGTGTCCGCATATCTGATGACGCTCTCTGCCAAGCTATCCTCCAGGAGATGGATGCCCCACTCATTTGCACtag TGTGAAAGGGCCTAAAGAAAATGAATGGATGATTGATCCAACCGCAATCGGTGACATTTATGGAccagaggtatatatatatatatataactctcaCTCAGTCCCAGCGAGTAGAGAATCTAGCTCTTTTGGTTGCTCTACTCTCTGTTTCGGTTTCCTTTTACAGGGTCTAGATTTTTTGGTTGATGGAGGTGTACGAGTTGCTGAACCATCCACTATCGTGGATATGACAGGACCATATCCCAAGGTCATACGGGAAGGGAAG GGACCTATATTGCCATGGATGGTTGTTGAGGATGACGAGTCTCCCCTGCGCCATGATCTTATCGCTTCTGGCACTTAA